A window of the Miscanthus floridulus cultivar M001 chromosome 14, ASM1932011v1, whole genome shotgun sequence genome harbors these coding sequences:
- the LOC136504254 gene encoding HIPL1 protein-like: protein MKMLRWRLLLSLSFLLLLPASLAFPLCTDARAPVLLNTTLKFCASPCGSASGNSSCCDATADAALSKQFDAMSIADAACAAVVKSILCAKCSPYSADLFNAGPQIRMIPFLCNSTASATSAQSKETATQDYCKLVWDTCKDVSITNSPFQPPLQGTAPPPSSPSKLTDAWQSQSDFCTSFGGSPDDQSVCFSGSTVSFNATQPSPSPKGICLERIDNGSYLNMAPHPDGSNRIFLGSQPGKIWLATVPEQGSGGTLQFEEASPFVDLTDQVHFDSAFGLMGMAFHPNFATNGRLFASYNCDRTKSPSCTGRCSCNSDVGCDPSKLGTDNGAQPCQYQVVVSEYSAKGSSANVSEATSADPSEVRRIFTMGLPYTSQHGGQVLFGPTDGYLYLMMGDGGGKGDPFNFAQNKKSLLGKIMRLDVDSTLRASEISNTSLWGNYSIPKDNPYTDDSELEPEIWALGLRNPWRCSFDSERPSYFYCGDVGQDEYEEVDLISKGGNYGWRALEGPLVYHPQWAPGGNTSLSSINAIPPIMGYSHSDVNKNIGSASIMGGYVYRGSTDPCLYGRYLYADLYASAMWTGTETPESSGNYTSTLIPFICSKDSPIPCDTAAGSPLPSLGYIYSFGEDNNKDIYVLASKGVYRVVRPSLCSYTCPTERPETGNGAAPPGPSSKASMTGLNNQMGMLLLSVIIYVLGLLVT, encoded by the exons ATGAAGATGCTGCGGTGGCGGCTCCTGCTGAGCCtcagcttcctcctcctcctccctgccTCTCTCGCCTTCCCACTATGCACCGACGCAA GGGCGCCGGTGCTGCTCAACACCACGCTCAAGTTTTGCGCCTCCCCCTGCGGCAGCGCCAGCGGGAACAGCAGCTGCTGCGACGCTACCGCCGATGCCGCGCTCAGCAAGCAGTTCGACGCCATGTCCATCGCCGACGCTGCCTGCGCCGCCGTCGTCAAGTCAATCCTCTGCGCT AAATGCAGTCCATATTCTGCTGATTTGTTCAACGCCGGGCCACAGATTCGGATGATTCCTTTCCTCTGCAACTCCACAGCGTCGGCAACTTCTGCTCAGTCCAAGGAAACCGCCACTCAGGACTACTGCAAACTTGTTTGGGATACTTGCAAGGATGTCAGCATAACAAACTCTCCTTTCCAACCTCCCCTGCAAGGCACCGCACCGCCTCCTAGTTCACCGTCGAAGCTCACCGATGCATGGCAGTCCCAAAGTGACTTCTGCACCTCCTTTGGTGGTTCGCCTGATGACCAGTCTGTGTGCTTCAGTGGCAGCACAGTCTCATTCAACGCCACCCAACCTTCACCCTCTCCTAAAGGGATATGCCTCGAGAGGATCGATAACGGGTCCTACCTTAACATGGCTCCTCACCCAGATGGTTCCAATAGGATCTTCCTTGGCAGCCAACCTGGTAAGATATGGTTGGCCACTGTCCCCGAGCAAGGATCTGGGGGCACTCTGCAATTCGAAGAAGCAAGCCCATTTGTCGATCTGACTGATCAGGTGCACTTTGATTCGGCATTTGGACTCATGGGCATGGCGTTTCATCCCAATTTTGCTACCAATGGTCGCTTGTTTGCCTCTTACAACTGTGATAGGACAAAGTCACCCAGCTGCACTGGAAGGTGCTCCTGCAATTCTGATGTGGGCTGCGATCCTTCGAAGCTTGGTACTGATAATGGTGCTCAACCGTGCCAGTATCAAGTTGTTGTATCAGAATATTCGGCCAAAGGCTCCTCAGCAAATGTTTCTGAG GCAACTTCTGCTGATCCGTCTGAGGTTAGAAGGATTTTCACAATGGGGCTACCTTACACATCTCAACATGGAGGACAGGTACTTTTTGGTCCTACCGATGGGTATCTCTACCTCATGATGGGCGATGGTGGAGGAAAGGGAGACCCTTTTAATTTCGCTCAGAACAAAAAGTCACTTCTGGGCAAAATTATGAGGCTTGATGTTGACAGTACACTGA gaGCTAGTGAAATTAGTAACACAAGTTTGTGGGGCAATTACTCTATTCCAAAAGACAACCCGTATACTGATGATAGCGAGTTAGAACCAGAAATTTGGGCATTGGGTCTTAGAAACCCATGGAGATGCAGCTTTGATTCCGAGAGGCCTTCCTACTTCTACTGTGGAGATGTTGGGCAG GATGAATACGAAGAAGTAGATTTGATCTCCAAAGGCGGAAACTATGGATGGCGTGCACTCGAGGGTCCACTTGTTTACCATCCACAATGGGCACCTGGAGGAAATACCTCTCTCAGCTCCATAAACGCCATTCCTCCAATCATGGGATACAGTCATTCTGATGTCAATAAGAATATTGGGTCGGCATCAATCATGGGAGGTTACGTCTATAGAGGGTCCACTGATCCCTGCTTGTATGGAAg GTATTTGTATGCCGACCTGTACGCTTCGGCCATGTGGACAGGCACAGAGACCCCTGAGAGCAGTGGGAACTACACCTCCACTCTGATCCCCTTCATCTGCTCCAAGGACTCTCCGATACCCTGCGACACCGCTGCTGGGAGTCCTCTCCCGTCGCTTGGCTACATATACTCGTTTGGTGAGGATAACAACAAGGACATCTATGTGTTGGCCAGCAAAGGCGTGTACCGAGTTGTGAGGCCCAGCCTCTGCAGCTATACTTGCCCGACAGAGAGACCTGAGACGGGCAATGGGGCAGCGCCTCCTGGTCCTTCATCGAAGGCGTCGATGACAGGATTGAACAATCAGATGGGAATGCTTTTGTTGTCTGTCATTATATATGTTTTGGGTTTGTTGGTAACATAG